The following proteins are co-located in the Enoplosus armatus isolate fEnoArm2 chromosome 8, fEnoArm2.hap1, whole genome shotgun sequence genome:
- the cd40 gene encoding tumor necrosis factor receptor superfamily member 5 — translation MHRLLLLLLMMMMMMWASMAAAQPPCDPQTQYEQNGQCCKMCGPGTSMTSLGICQEPQCRACEQNEYQEKYTNEPQCQRQPYCDPNKNFKVTVHESKEKRSSCICKLGFHCSSEACLTCVPHTSCEPGRGVRSKGNHTHDTLCQKCHEGTFSSETSWDGVCKKWTECENGYHIQKSGTDISDNICEETSRTHGVLFVFLGLVLVVVLIAVLLYWQCKVKRGYAKVKGCVESCQEEKKEPQRETNVLITPLNPTEEESTMPEVQTSQEEGFGRTPEENEDEPSQEMSTDVVFTERGNFVTQENGKTEILSRQESQTQTFTD, via the exons ATGCatcgcctgctgctgctgctgctgatgatgatgatgatgatgtgggcTTCAATG GCTGCTGCTCAGCCCCCCTGTGACCCGCAAACCCAATATGAGCAGAATGGCCAGTGCTGCAAAATGTGTGGTCCAG GGACCAGCATGACATCCCTCGGCATTTGTCAGGAACCTCAGTGCAGAGCATGTGAGCAGAACGAATATcaggaaaaatacacaaatgaacCCCAGTGTCAACGTCAGCCATACTGTGACCCAA ATAAAAACTTTAAGGTTACTGTCCATGAGAGCAAGGAGAAACGAAGCAGCTGCATATGTAAGCTGGGATTTCACTGCTCCAGTGAGGCTTGTTTAACCTGTGTGCCGCACACAAGCTGCGAACCAGGACGCGGGGTTCGATCCAAAG GCAATCATACGCATGACACACTGTGTCAGAAATGCCATGAAGGCACGTTTTCCAGTGAGACCTCATGGGACGGTGTCTGTAAGAAATGGACAGA ATGTGAGAATGGATACCATATTCAAAAAAGCGGAACAGACATATCCGACAACATCTGTG AGGAAACCTCACGGACGCATGGAGTTTTGTTCGTTTTTTTGGGCCTTGTGCTTGTGGTTGTATTAATAGCTGTACTCTTGTATTGGCAATGCAAAG TTAAACGAGGATATGCGAAAGTAAag GGCTGTGTTGAATCAtgccaggaagaaaaaaaggagccaCAGAGAGAAACCAATGTACTAATAACCCCATTGAATCCGACTGAAGAAGAGTCCACGATGCCTGAGGTGCAGACCTCACAGGAAGAGGGTTTCGGGCGGACACCCGAGGAAAACGAAGATGAGCCGAGCCAGGAGATGTCGACGGACGTAGTTTTCACTGAGAGAGGAAACTTCGTGACACAAGAGAATGGGAAAACAGAAATCCTCTCCCGACAGgaatcacaaacacagacgtTTACAGACTGA
- the irx7 gene encoding iroquois homeobox 7, producing MPASQTGFGNFFLDRNVSMPTGYQIPVLGCPPGAQQQQAQHLAAMAAAVPITYSGLQGYNFIPYPHHRHLTHMNNGFDLKAASPYHHALLARGGAFFPPYRPGAAEDPSRVAKVATRESTGALKAWLNEHLKNPYPTKGEKIMLAIITKMSLTQVSTWFANARRRLKKENRVSWASKGKSDEEDEDQEGESDDDDSSLQKCHLDERDEAEPQTDRADTDEQAESALDSSAPVDARLDIPQQPSGEHEDGELALVKKVEKSDSDHTPSALDSKENIASQKPKIWSLAETATSETVKRPLDNIYHPAGKLWAEWASRNGLFVPSCYTTREIV from the exons ATGCCCGCATCGCAAACTGGATTTGGCAACTTCTTCTTGGACAGGAACGTCAGCATGCCGACTGGATATCAGATCCCGGTGCTGGGATGCCCACCGGGTGCGCAACAGCAGCAGGCTCAGCATCTGGCAGCGATGGCAGCCGCGGTTCCCATAACATACTCAGGACTACAAGGATACAACTTTATCCCATATCCACACCACAGGCACCTCACACACATG AACAACGGTTTCGACTTGAAGGCCGCCTCTCCCTACCATCACGCGCTCCTGGCTCGCGGGGGAGCTTTCTTCCCGCCGTACCGTCCGGGAGCAGCCGAGGATCCCAGCAGGGTCGCCAAGGTGGCCACCAGAGAGAGCACCGGGGCGCTGAAGGCCTGGCTGAACGAGCACCTGAAGAACCCGTATCCGACCAAGGGCGAGAAGATCATGCTCGCCATCATCACTAAGATGAGCCTCACGCAGGTCTCCACCTGGTTCGCCAACGCAAGGCGGCGCCTGAAGAAGGAGAACAGGGTCAGCTGGGCGTCTAAGGGGAAATCCgatgaggaggacgaggatcaggagggagagagcgacGACGACGACTCTTCTCTGCAGAAATGTCATTTGGATGAGCGGGACGAGGCAGAGCCTCAAACTGACCGCGCAGACACAGACGAGCAGGCCGAGAGCGCGTTGGACAGCTCGGCGCCGGTGGACGCGCGTCTGGACATCCCGCAGCAGCCGAGCGGCGAGCACGAAGATGGAGAACTTGCACTTGTCAAGAAAGTTGAAAAGAGTGACTCTGACCACACGCCGTCAGCTCTGGACAGTAAAGAAAACATTGCCAGCCAGAAACCCAAAATCTGGTCTTTGGCAGAGACCGCCACCTCGGAGACTGTGAAGAGACCTCTGGACAATATTTACCACCCGGCCGGAAAACTGTGGGCTGAATGGGCTTCAAGAAACGGACTCTTCGTCCCGTCGTGTTACACCACTCGTGAAATTGTCTAA